In Panicum virgatum strain AP13 chromosome 5K, P.virgatum_v5, whole genome shotgun sequence, the genomic window GCTGAAAAGTTCCATATGGTGGGTTTGGCCGGGATTTGCTGGGCACTTTGGAAACTAGAAATATTGTgtgctttgaagagaaaaagGTAAGATCTCCCACAGAGGTGATTTGTCTCGCCTCATCGTTTATCTCCTTTTGGGCAGAATTACAGTCGGAAGAGGACAAGCTGCTGCTAGAGGGGGGTGCGGATATCCTCAGAGCAGTGGCGCTGAGTATACACCCACATGAAGCCCCACCAGGAGATGCCGGTGTGGTTCTGCTCCAGTGAAGGGGAGCTGAAAGACTGAAGCTTCGACATATGTCCAACCGCTTTGGAGATTTGATAAAGTTTAACTAGCtatcattttgctactctttgTCGCTCTGGTGGTGTTGCTGGGTTTGCTGGAGGCTGTTAATCCGTAGACTTTTAGCCTTTAAATTCTCGTTTCTTTCGTGTCGAACCTTGGTTTGTGAACTGCTGTAATTTCGTTACTACCAGTAATGAAATCAGGGGCATACCCCGCGTTGGAAAAAAGGTCGAGAAAGCAGATACGATCTTTGATACGAAGGAAAAGGAGGACAAAAATAAACTCATATATATGAATGCTGGTCATCTTCTGAAACATCAGCTAGTTACAAACAGTACGCAAGGAATTAAGCCCTGCCGATCATATGAATCTAGCCAGACGCTCCTCACAGACGAGTCGATGCATGTTGCGAGGGCCGGCCTGCGGCCATAGAGAAGGCAGTgcatcagaagttcagaacccATTGCACGGGGGCGTCAACCGCGACGATCGATCAGATTTTGCAGGGCAGCTTCTCTCCCTTGATCAGGGGGGTTGGCACGGGCGATGgtgccgcggccggcgccctTGAAGTCGAAGGCGCAGCCGTGCTCCTCCGCGTAGCGGTGCCTCCCGCAGAAGGTCTTCCCGCACCGGCACACGAACCCCGTCAGCCCCACCTTCTTGCAGCACGCCGCGCACCGGCTCGGCCGCTGCAGCTCGCTCGCCGCCTCGGGCGTCGCGGAGGAGGGCGGTAATAAGACGGCGCCACCAGCGGGTGCGAGACAGAcgctggccgccaccgccgccgcttcggACGCCGTGGCGGCTGCGGAGGCGCCTGAACCGCCGGCGAAGATGCTGTGGTGCTTCTTGTAGCAGACGGAGCACATGCCGTGCGTAGCCGGGCTGCCGAAGAagccgcagccggcggcggcgctccccggaGGCTGGAACGACGACATCGCGCGCTGCGAGGGGAGAAGGAAGACAGAACACGATGGTGATCAGGGGGGGTGCCGGCGGCGTAGGATTCAGgcggtggactcgggcgtggatGGATGATGTTCGCGTGAAGCCGTGGGGAGtgcgccggcgcccggcggggACGCGGGGTTATATCGATGTGACGACGGATGATGTAACCAACTCAAAGATGATGTCCGACTTGGAGTCTGGGTCGTTGAGGGCCAGTCGGAAATCGGAACGCCGAGTCCGTGTACTGTGCATGACAGCATGTGCATCGAGCAGAGCAGGAAaactggccggcggcggcgacgagttGCCGGACGGAGGAGACCGGCGGCGTCCTCCGCTGCGTTGAAAAGTCTGGTTCCAGCCCAGCAGGTGCCCAGCGGCGTCAGGATGTGGGCCTTAGCAAACTAAAAGGCCCGgctcgagggagggagggagctcggGAACATGGGCCTACGATTCGGCCCAGAGAGCTCCCGCTCCTCCGCAGTGCCGTCAAGTCGCATCTTGGCCGTACGCTGCAGATCGGACGAACCTAGGACGTCAAGCCCGGACGGTAGACGAAATACCGTCTACCCCCCGCGTCCAGGTCGTCAGCTGCTCTCTCCGTGTGTGTCTCGCCATGGCGCGCGCCCAGCTCGCGGCCGTCGTCGCCAGCCAGAGAGCACACCGTCGCGTGCAAGGCCAGATTCTTTCACCGGCGGCCATCCTCCCGTCGCGCTTTGGAAGCCAGTCAGGTAACTGATCTGCCGTgaccttttctttcctttcccgCCACACGTACGCCTCCGCGGCCTGCTGATGCCGTGCTGCGCCCATACCCGGCCGTGAGCTGAaccaccgccgcggcgccgcctcaGTTCGGAGAGGTCCACGTATCAATCACCGGACGGTATACCGGCCAGCGCCTCCTCCTGGACGGcctcgctcgccgccggtggcgagCGGTAAACTGGTGACCGCGTCCATGGACCATGGCCTCCGGCACCATTTTGATGGACCACGCCGCCATGACCTGGAAGCCTCTGTCGTGCCAAACGTCAACATCGACCTTGGAACGCCATCACCTGCACGCAGATGGCATGCAACTGATGCGATCTGCCGTCTGCGTGCAGGTGATGGAAGTTGGTCAGGTGTTTTGGAGTTGTATGTGACGGAGTCGATTCATTCTACATCGAATCATTGATCGCGCTACTATGTCTAGGGGCAAGGTGCTGGGCGCGTCCTCGCGTTCGGAGCAGCGAGTCCGGGAGCGCGTCCATGCTCGTCTCCTCATGGTCGCCGGCACGCCGGGACGCGCCGTCGATGACGACGCAGCGGCCTCCAGGACCAGGCCGGCGCGTGCTTCCGCGAGATCCCACCCGACGCCAGCGGCTCGTCTTGGCATCATGGGGCAGTGTCAGTGGACCTTCGGCTTTCGCTACAGCCTGGGCATCACATGCCGTGCAGCGGAAAACAAATGTAGCAAGATCAGGGTCAGGGCAGGGTGGACGTTATTTGAAATATTTgggaataccgtccaccccgagaTTATATTTCTCTCATTTTTCCCACCCTGCACAGATCACGGGCGACCCTGGAATCTCATCTGATGTTTCTCCATGACATCCCCCCGTCTCTATAATTgatttcagaatttttcgtcTCCATTTTGACTGGAAAATTTTATTTCAGCGTCCACCCCGAATCCCCGATCTCGGCAACACCGGTCTCCTGGGGCGTACACGCGTTGGCACAGCGAGGCCGAGAGCGCGCCCAAGCTCGCTTTCATggtcgcgccgccgcgctccgcggaGACTCCGGGCGCGCGTCCACCGCCTGGTGACGGATCAGCGGCGAGTTCGAGAGCGCGtctcgcgcgccgcggcggcgcccatcGAGGACCGGGACGCGCCGTTGGTGTTGGGGGCGGCATcgagagctcgccgcggccgggTTGCAAGTGCAGGGACAGAGCCCAGTTTTCCCGTGCCTGCTGGGCACCAGACACCGCCAAGCGCCGTCAGCGCGGACCAGGCCGGTTCAGGTTGAGGAAGAGTCTCCCTCCATGCTAACCGTGGCTTGGTTTCTGCGCATCCATGTCGCCATGCGGAAACACGGGTGCGGCGTTGAATTGTTCAGCTCGGTGGCAGAGCATGAAGCTGGTCACCTAGACACCCACCACTCGTCTAGTGATTAGCCTgcagtttttcttttcttttcttttcttttttgaacgATTAGGGACAGATTTTCTCGGAGACGGATCACAGATGAAACCGACGACGAACCGATAGGCGATAGCTTCCCGTCAAGTCAAAGATTCCAGAGGGAGGAAGTTGTAACCAAGACTCTCCGAGGgcacagctgctgctgctgctcggcgCCAGAGTACGCCACGACTTGGAACCATGGGGGCACGTCTACGCTAGTTGAGGTCGACCAGCCGGACGGGGATGCATGCATCCTTTGACGCCGTGCCGCTGTTCGTGGCACAGAGGCCGGCCACGCTTCTCGGGTATCTTGTGTTCCGGACGCAAGCGGATGAGATTTGATCGTGCTGCCGGTATCCGTGTGAATGAACAAGCCACGGATACGGAGCACGCGTCAGCCAATGTAACCCGGCATGGCGCGCGTCATGTAATGGCGATGTGATCCCGTGATCCGCAGACGGCCGGATGGGCGAGTTTTGGAGCCTTCTCCCGAGCTCCGGCATGTGCTTCCAAGCGCCACAGAGCTCGGCCTGCCGGCCTGCGCGATCCGTGCGCTGCCGTCCAGCGAATCTCCGATTAGTTCgcgcgcctgccgccgcccgccggccgatCGTATGTATCGTCCTTacccgtcggccgtcgccgccgcaccggtCGTCAGTCCAGTCCGCGCATGCAGTCCGAGGGTCCTTGATCAAGTGCTAATACACATAGACcaaagtgctaaagtttagcggTAGTTTATCCAAACATGAGTACTAATAGGGTGGGCTGACCTTCAGCCAAgatttatatataaaaaagcAAAGATAAAATTTTAGCACTCATCTTTAGTTTATGCAAACAAGCCGTCGATCGTCTCTCCCTATCGTAAATTGCAATACAATCATTCAACAGCATGCGACAAGTGTTCTAGCGATTGTGCAGCGGATCGTGGATGATGTAGACCTTTGGATCGAGCGTGTAAGCTAGGTAGTCTTTTTTGCAAGTAATCGGTATAAGGAACTGCACGGAACGTGGATTGCAAACatactttttttcttcttcgtaATAGAacgatacgcagctctcctgcgagAGAAAAATACAATCATTCAAAAGAAGCAGGTCTGCATTCTTGGAGAAAATAAAGCATGGACACATCCACAAGTTCGGATCAGATATGGGCAAGAACGTGCTTCCAATCCAAACTCTGCAACATACCCCAAGCTGACGCTGCAGCTGGCAGCTGATCCCTCCATTTCCCATGGCAAGCCatcaaaatattatatattttttaaaggTCCTGTATGGTTCCAAATAAGTCACCTACTTATAAGTCAGATGACTTAAAACCAGTGACTTATAAGTCAGAGGTGTTTGTTTGTTAAGTGAATTAAAAGGTATGAGCCCCACACGAAAAATGGGGATTTATAAGTTTTAAGTTGGGGTGGAGCTGCTTAAAACTTGTAAGTTGAGGTGACTTATAAGTTAGGGTTGTTTGACAAATTAagtcattttttttacttttttactTACAAGTAGATGACTTATTTGGAAccgtaaggatcgatggaccaagagggggggtgaattgggcctttttcaaatttctaaaacaaagtaaaacaatcttaacctatgcaatactagtaaggctcaattcaccaaccggctagctaagcaaactacacaagctatcaaagatacaacaagatatgaaacaaagcaaggtagagctaagctatgatctctaaggtcaagcacatgaataattgcatgaaagtaagtgcttgaaagtaaagagtgggcaagagacaaccggatttttttcccgtggtgtcgatgtgttggcacacacccctaatccacgttgtgacactcactaagagtcttgtcacctcccaagtcaccgagacaaggccgctcactaagagtctccattcaccgtcccggcgtggtggagcttaagccacgtacaaacttattcgggctcccacaatccttggcaagctctggaagaaacaccttcaatcaccaagatcgcctaggtgctgccaatcaccaagagtaacaagttagggccttcacttgagcaagaaccgatcactaagaatggatgcacacaagcttctctctactcaagtccttagtcttgcttcttgaatgattgaatgaacaaatgtatgaaagatgaagctcaaggtggctctcaataatagtatagtgtatgaatgtttcctggtgtcaagagagtgcaaaatgacccattggaggggtatatataggcagctcacacgaatagagccgttggagaaaagttgccagaaaactgcttagcgccggttaatccgacgtacctccaatagccagcgtcggtttaaccgatgaatgtaaactgcccattctgaaaactagccgttacaacttgggcagattaaccgacgtatcatcggtttaaccggtgagtgtagttgtccactgatcaactgaaaaaccaagtctctggacaactgcaccgacgttaactcaaatccatcgtcggtttaaccggtgagtacaacttctgaaatccctggaaaaaccgtctcactggtcaattgcaccgacatttcatttcaaacatcgtcggtttaaccggtgtatagaacttgaaataccctggaaaaaccaactctggactaatgcaccgacgttaattcaaatatcgtcggtttaaccggtgtatagaacccgTCCAGACCctgataactgcgtttaaccgacgtatagaaaaatggaagcgtcggttaaaccggtgtatagacttttcctgattttgccttttctgatttgagtcttgagtgaaatccaaatattcttgagatataagttgaaaaccacttatttgaacttctttagaatctgagtgaccatagtgtgcatccatttttgattgatcatgtccatgctcaagttacttgactttaacccctcttaatagtgcgatcactacaaaactataaaacatatactaacctaagtatccttctcaaccttacgacacttagtactagaaagatccttagtcttgttatatatttgagttgattaccgagatcgcctttttgaataacgaaaatgaggggcctcttttgacatatgaccaaatgagcagtaatgattcattaagctgcacaaactcattagtcacaataatggttgtcattaatcaccgaaacataccttgagggcctagatgcttacaatctcccgctttttggtgattgatgacaacacaaacataaatataaCGAGATAGCGAGAAAGATAAATAGGATAaactcaagcaaactcgaaaaagaaccaaagagctcaacggctcaaacgaaatccatagatatatCTCAACACACAGCATACTcaagagtcaaatgtacatatccatgaactaacatcaaatgagatATAAAAGCATCAAAGTCctgtaactacgagctctctctagctctaccctccccctgactccccctgactcctgactccccctgactccgactccccctgactctctccccctttggcatcaaagcaccaaaaaggcgagctactgatccggctgtcgcggtacggcgaggaagcggtccgggtcatcgtcgtcgtcgtcgtcggacggtgaaccctcggtgacggacgggagctgctggtctgaactgactgggggtgtagctgtcgtaGAGGCTCTCGTACTAGCACTGCCTGGGAGAGGGTCCGTAGAcgtggtaaccggctcagcagaagaagtgtcaacatctgaagtagtgagtgctgaagctgccggctgtgtcgactgctgaagtatagactcctctcctcctccccctgaaggtagtgtctgtggtacaacggggagggcgactgactaaACTGACGACGGTGAGTCCAGGAAGagtgtagtcgctggcagtggtgagaagagcggacgaccggcagacccaaggagtgcggacatcgagaacgtggtctccggtgtcgctgtagtagctggagctgcagtgggcgctggagctggagtgactgcaagctgaggtgctccaacaccctgaaggcctggctgctgcggggtgagtccggtgtgagtgtatagctgtgtgatcatcccgaacattgccatcatgccctgctgcatctgctggaactgagcgtctgtcctctgagagactctgtcgataagcccgacaaaacgctccttggttgcagcacgctctcgggcagcctctctctgaatagctactagctgagcctcatgggctctcctggcctcctcctgtgctatcCGATCCTCTCGCTGCTGAGTAACAAGCTGCTGAagaagagaggtgagctcggaaggctgagtcacctgggactctgtgACTGTAGCAGCGGCTGGTGACTCTGaggctggctctctggaccctcctgcctcgtggtcgtgactggcgggtgctgcaggaaagtactcggcatcctcggaggagtctgactcaagctcagaccagtgaatctcatcatcccctccgggaagctgtgcctcagCTGCTAGGAGTGTCTCGTCGTCCTGAGCTACTCGGGCCTGTGTCTCTGGTGATAGCTATGCCATAGCAGCCCTCtcggcctgtctgcccctcctccggtcctgtggagcagtcggtcggtaaactgggaaccggggagcctcatcctgacggtaGACACTGCTGACAGGTGACTATGCTGGTACAATCATAGAAcaaatatagctgatccagtgtgcataaGGGAACTGCCTCATGACCCCCATCCCgccagtgatcacatcctcgatctcagccaaaataaagtcaactatatcaaacggctcgtgagtgaggatgtgaagtAGTAGCAGTTGCTGTAAGccagtgaacccctctgggtagccattcctcggtaacagagtcctccggagggccatgttaactgcgtacgcctctggggtcagcaagctaggGACTCTGGCGTACGAGgctggaaacggctggcggaaacactgagagatcgcctcgtgagaaggtgcaatcccgcccaatcatcgctctgcgcggtggatctgcgtctccgtataccatctcgtgcagggagacatcaACTAAATCAACTCCAAGTATCCCTGCAATAGTCGTCCtggacaaaccaaagacctggcctccaaacacgaagtgtacggctctgcgctcgggagctatccaggctgtggcatagaacactctgacccagtcctcgatataccTATTCTGCTCTATCTgaagtaacctgggcaggcctcTGAAATGTGCAaagtgctctctgacgtctactccccctgcagctgtcctcagtgagacccagtcgaGCACCCTGTGCGGAAAGATCCTGTGCcctcgcctctggtaggtctcgtagaagctggcctaaagaagtgtccagaatctacggtcgaccctgctgtcataggtcacggggaaccagtcctcctctccaacactccacctgagcatCTTGACCtttgccgcattggccttggtcaacttctggagcagcacacctggctccagacgcacaacagtgtccatacggaacactgcgcgctcggcctctagggcctcggctctacgagctgctgctgctgcggacctaCAAAGCTCCTGTAGCTGGTGACCTCCTTGcatcctcggtccagtgcgacacTCGGTCGCCAGAGAAGActctcctgctggggacgtctgccgagtgcggccagaacgtcgtagagtcggtgacccctgtgtgctctgcccctgagactgctcagactgctctgcctctgaatctgcatctgaatctgcagctgtatctgagcaatctgactctgctgctgcctcagtcgtggctctggtggc contains:
- the LOC120710416 gene encoding zinc finger A20 and AN1 domain-containing stress-associated protein 3-like is translated as MSSFQPPGSAAAGCGFFGSPATHGMCSVCYKKHHSIFAGGSGASAAATASEAAAVAASVCLAPAGGAVLLPPSSATPEAASELQRPSRCAACCKKVGLTGFVCRCGKTFCGRHRYAEEHGCAFDFKGAGRGTIARANPPDQGREAALQNLIDRRG